One Dunckerocampus dactyliophorus isolate RoL2022-P2 chromosome 18, RoL_Ddac_1.1, whole genome shotgun sequence genomic region harbors:
- the fahd1 gene encoding acylpyruvase FAHD1, mitochondrial: MSAGNISRFWEWGRKIICVGRNYVDHAKELKNAVPTVPVLFLKPPSAYVREGSPILIPLYSSNLHHEVELGVVIGKGGTAIPQAVAMQHVAGYALCLDMTARDVQDDCKSKGLPWTLAKAFNTSCPISEFIPKERIPEPGNVKLWLKVNDQLRQSGCTSQMIFSIPYLISYISDFITLEEGDLILTGTPKGVSAVQQHDELQAGIDGVITMNFRVGRQEST, encoded by the coding sequence ATGTCTGCAGGAAATATTTCCCGATTCTGGGAATGGGGACGGAAGATTATTTGCGTTGGCAGGAACTACGTGGATCATGCCAAAGAACTGAAAAACGCAGTTCCCACGGTGCCGGTCCTGTTCTTGAAGCCACCTTCCGCCTATGTTAGAGAGGGGTCGCCCATCCTCATACCCCTCTATTCCAGCAACCTGCACCATGAAGTGGAGCTCGGCGTGGTGATTGGCAAGGGGGGCACGGCAATCCCTCAAGCCGTCGCTATGCAGCATGTGGCCGGGTACGCGTTGTGCTTGGACATGACAGCAAGGGACGTCCAGGACGACTGCAAGTCCAAAGGTCTGCCCTGGACCCTCGCCAAAGCCTTCAACACCTCCTGCCCCATCAGCGAGTTCATCCCCAAGGAGCGAATCCCCGAGCCGGGTAATGTCAAGCTGTGGTTGAAGGTCAACGACCAGCTGAGGCAGAGTGGATGCACCTCCCAGATGATCTTCTCCATCCCGTATCTCATCAGCTACATCAGCGACTTCATCACCCTGGAAGAGGGCGACCTTATTCTGACCGGGACCCCCAAGGGAGTTTCGGCTGTGCAGCAGCACGACGAGCTGCAGGCAGGTATTGATGGAGTCATCACGATGAACTTCAGAGTGGGCAGACAAGAATcaacttaa